GTTGATGAGAAGATGTTTTTCACATCTGGAAGCCGTTGGTGACCATTAGGATTTCTCATTCTATAGTAATGCGCATTACCATGACAAAAGTGAGGTATTTGGAATTGAAGTTTATTTTGATCCGTAAAACTGTTATATTAAACAATTAATTTGGTATAAATTTaatacatgtgtgtgtgtgtgtgtgtgtgtgtatggctTAATGTAATAACTTTAACGAACTATAAGTTAATAAGAGGATAGAAAGAATATAAATATAGGACACCGTAAACAATTCTGTCGGAGATAATCAAAATTCGACACTATTGAAGAGCAGAATAGACACAGTACAGATAATGTTGAGAATTAATACATCTTTACATCATCAAAACTCAACCAAAGGCTAATAGGCGAAGTAGGATCGATCAATTAGACCGCAATGTATCAAATCTAACATGAATCACTAAAACCTACGCAAACACAACATATGAGCAACTCATGCGTCCTCATTTGGCATGGGGAAGCGGCACAAAGGGCAGAAGTGGCTCTGCTCCAATCACTTGCTGAGGCACGTGCGATGGAACTCATGAACGGAATAGGTCCTCCACCACCTCCTCGTAGCAAaggattgaaatatgttgttgTCAAAGTCATAGAATACTGATCAGGATGTGACTTAAGTTTCAAAAACAGCAAACCAAACAGCAAAAATACAGCTGGAATGAACAGCTGGAAAACAATTGTCCTTCGATCTCTCCGAGCAGATATTGCCCTTTTTATGAAAAGAGCCTTGTAATGTTCCCAAAATGTAGACCTCGTAACCAAACCACAGCTCCAAAACTTAACTGTAACAAATGCTATGAAACTACAAACTGTGGAAAATATTAATCTGCAGGCGCTTCCCAGAGTATAACAAATCCATATGAAGAACATTTGAACCTAAAAGGTAGCTTTGAGTTTGTTGGTTTTATCAGTGTACCGTGGGAAGCTTCAGAAACCACTGTATCAGATCCAGTATGAGATGCATAATATACACttttatcattttcatcaaAGTTCTGCCCTGAAACTCTCAAGAACACCTCTTCCAAGGTTGTGACAGAGATACCATAACTCTCAATGCCAAAATTTCCCTCACTGTAACTGGAGTGACATTTTTCAGAGCTTAGATGTGGTCGTCTTATGCAACTGTCAATTTCTCGAAACATGttctcaaaggaagaagatgatgtaAGAGGAAGTCTGAAGGAAATTTCTGTACCTACCTAAAGAAGCAGAAAATGAAATGCAAAAAGTTTCAGCAATAAAGAATAATTGAATGAACAACAGAAAAATAGGAGCAAGAAAATAGTAGGTTAACTTTAGTAAAAGTGGTTATCCAGGCTTTACAAGATAAAATGAACAACAAGCCTGCAATGAAAGCCAGAttattaaaaagattaaaaactaTCTAAAACCATATTCCCCACATAGATCATTGAAATAAACATGATTTAGATGCAAGGACAGCAAAGTTGCTTTAGTACTCGTGGAATTAATTTCATGTCAAGTAAATAAATTGACCATAAATGTAAAACCTTGGTTATCTTTTTCCTTGCATTTCATGTCTTTATCTACACCTAGGTCAGCGAAGTGTGTGCTTTTCTCTAACCCAAAAAAAAGATGCAGATAATCTTGTCTTCAACTTCAAATCATTCATCATGCCTTACAGGTTATTCTTCTTGATCATTGCAGGTGCAATAAATGAAACCTCAATAACTGAAATCAGAAGAAAATGAAACAGAAGAAAGGAAGGTTTGTGAGGAAAACAAAGAATGGCGCCTTGCTACATACTGACCTAAAAATAATCCCTTTATTAGTATCAATTAGCACAACTGCTGAAGTAATggaaatataattaaaaatctCCTTTAGTGATAGGCCTTATTTAATTACATTTTGCAAACTATGGTGCCCAAATACATCTCACATGACATACGATATTGGAGCTCTTTTGAGCACCTAGTTCAACTGTTGCAAGCATCATGGAATATTATTGGAGCATTTGATATACTTAATGACTAAGACATAGTCCAGCAAAAGAGATACTTTGATCTCCTAGTATTAAATGAGAGGAGTCATAACTCATGTATCTCTCCTTTCCTTTTATTTGGTTGTTATTTGAAAAACTTTGGATGTAGCAGAACTGCAGATTGATTAAGAATGCTTTTTGAAATCATGTTTGAAAGTCTTGAGTCAATGGTCTATCTGGAAAGATGAACTGTGATTCTGTGAAGAATTTGGAGTTATTTTGTTTCAAAGAAACATCTTGGCCAGGTTTGGTCTCTTTCATCCCTCTAACTAGTCCCTTTGCTCCTCAtcttttccttctttggttCCTTTCTTTCGGTTTTTTAAATTATCATATTGTTAGAAGATTTAAATCGAATTAGGGAATTTATTTTAGTATAAGGAGTCCAGATCCAATGGGAATTGGCTACCTCATGCTTCCTATTTTTCTCGTCCTCGGTGGCTTTGGAAATTGTGACTGTCTTTTCTATATTGATTTTCCTTATTCTTGTAGGACAATTATCCATGGAGTCAATGTATTTATAGTGCCTAAAGAACATATATTCAATTGATCGATTTAATAAAATTGACCTAAACTCTAAATGTTTTTGAAGGTTTCAAACTGTCTAAAGTAAATATCCCATCTTTTACCTCTTTCTCATTTTCTGTTTCATCTGTTTCTGCTCAAAATACAATTGATAAGGGCTTTGGGTGTGGTCATCTTGACATCAAGTGTCCTTAGTGCATAACCGTCACATGCAATCAAAATGAAAAGTTTAAATCATAGACCTCAATTTGTATGCCATGGTTACAGGAGTTCTTCTTAACAAGCCAACTATCAAACCAGAGTTGCAAAGGAGGGTTGAGTTTGAAGCCAACTGGACAGGGAGATTGCTCAAAAGCTTGATCAGGTTAACAAGTTCCCTCTATCAACTCTTCAGGCCACAATAACTTAAGACTTCAAGCAACTTCAGAAGGACTGACAGGAACCAGCTTCAACATTAGTTATTATTGCTTAAGAGCCTATCAAACACATAATAGAGGATATGCAGGACCAATGCCTTTATGCAGAGGATGCTAAAGGTAAAAGGTTGTCATGACCAATGGTGCTTCATCAAGATGAATAACTGCAACCAGAGAGGTTTtcttgttttcatcaagttattattattaagaaAATGAATGCATCAAGTGGTATAACAGGGTTTCAGTCTTTTCATGTGATGCCTCAACGAGAAGAATTTGTTTGAAGAATCCTTTTCTATTTGGTTCCATTGTTGTTAAAATCTTACAATTCATGATCCAGATCTTACGATCTGGACCAAAATGCCCCTAGATGATCCGATCCCATCCTTGGATCAGGATCAATGTAGGAACACAAGATTTAGATCCATATGACGTACTATATGATCCTCTTTGGATCAGAGGATCTAACTTGATTATGTTAATTAAAATCAAGGATGGATCAGTTTTCAGTAATTAACATAACTTTGGGGCTCTCAAACTATTTGCCAACAATAACTCTTGGGTGGTAAAATTAGAAAGTCTATTATTGAAGCTCATAgagttgataaaaaaaaaagattttttttgtatttttacaGCCACACATTAAAGTCTCGTCCTTGTTTTTCTAAAACATTCTATGTAAAACTATTGTTAAATTGATTGATAATATATAAATTTCTTGAATAACCAAACAAAGTATTGTTCCATAAGACATGCTATGCGCCTATATTAGTCGAAACTAGACTTTTTGAAATGTAAGGCTTTCTATTCACCATTCATCTATTTACAGTTGACTCATATCTCATATTtccttatatttaaaaaaaaatctgaaagaaatcaaaaatctCTTAGGAGTTATGATCCCATCTAATCTAGCCCCCTTTAGGGTTTATCACTCAACCCCAATCTTGATAACAATGTTTGCGCCCTTCAATCATGAGTGTTAAAGGTGAGCTTGCAAATATCAGTCACAACTATTTGGCGTGTTAAAGTTATTTTAAGCAGTTCGCAGATAGTGTTCACAATTGATTAGAAAAAACCACTTGTCAAAACGTTTATAAAGGGGTGTCACTTAGATATTTATTATGAACAAGGTCCgctgtaccggtaccggttggCGTACCGATAGTGgctcggaccggtacgtaccggtcccgtaccggtacgGCAGTTGTACCGGTCAGTTTTTCAATGACAAGCTCCCAGTACCGAAtcccacgctgatccggtaccagtCCCTATCCGGACCGGTTCGCATCGGCCcgtggccggtacgggccggtacggcatatcCTAGTTGTGAGTTTTATTTTCATGAAGAGTGATCCTCAAACATTACTTTGCAAACAACAGAACACAATCGAAattcatatttcatatttttgctGCAGTTGATTCCAGATATCAGCAGTGGCATTTTGAGGTTCCCTACGGTGTCCGCTGTCACTATTTCTGACCAACTCTCCTTGAAAAAGAGAACTGAATTACTTAATTAAGTATTTTAAAGTATCAGTGCAGCTTCAGACTCAATATTTGGATTTTGAATATCCTCTAAAGCTCCAGAGCATGTCCGAAAAACATATAACATTCTGTTACACTTCAAGTGGCAATAAACCATGCAAAACAACTGCAGCATTATGATAAAGAATATGCAGTTGTTTCAAGTCATCAACTAGGCAAAAGATAATGCATGAACCAGTCAAATTAGAGAAAGTTGTAGTACTGCAAGGATGCTGTCATTTAATTGATATTTTAGTTTCATAAGAGCATGTACATAGTGATCCGTATTTCTGTTCACAACACATACAGTGAAACATGGATAATTCTAAAGCATACTAGGAACAAATTTTTTacattctaaaataaatatgtgGCCACAACAAGAGCAAtccaaataaaagaaataaatcaTTGATACTCTATGAATCATGGAAAGTTGGAAACAACAGTTTCAATCAAGATGCTCCTAATGTCCATAGTTATTTCGTAAAAGCAAGAAGAAGATCGGCAAGAGATATCTGCTAAAGACCAAAAACAAATCAGTGAAAGAGAAGTACATCAGATAAGCATGTAGCAGTTGGAACATGACGATGAACAATGTCCGCAGCCACAGAGACACCATGTGCAGCCTAAATAGAATATTATGAATATTAGATAGTAAACAAGAGTTAAATTTACATTAAAAAACTGAAAGATAAGCTAAGAAACAAACCTTCACCATTGTAAGGGTGTAACCAACCCCGTATTTATGCTTTAAGTAAAGGGAGCtgccaagaaaaagaaattatataGCTAAGAAGGTAGTTAAAGGCACAAACCCAAAAAAATGTTGTGTAGAATATAAGGAGCTTGGTAATTGCTATGTATTAAAATTTCTGAATGTTATTGCTTGCATTACCTCTTGAAAGTAAGATTTGACCTAGATCCTTGTTCACATAAGGTGGTACACCCACC
The Phoenix dactylifera cultivar Barhee BC4 chromosome 3, palm_55x_up_171113_PBpolish2nd_filt_p, whole genome shotgun sequence DNA segment above includes these coding regions:
- the LOC120110248 gene encoding ABC transporter A family member 1-like, encoding MKRKLSLGIALIGNSKVIILDKPTSGMDPYSMRSTWQLIKKIKKGRIISLTTHSMDEANVLGDRIAIMANGHLRCCGSSLYLKHKYGVGYTLTMVKAAHGVSVAADIVHRHVPTATCLSDVGTEISFRLPLTSSSSFENMFREIDSCIRRPHLSSEKCHSSYSEGNFGIESYGISVTTLEEVFLRVSGQNFDENDKSVYYASHTGSDTVVSEASHGTLIKPTNSKLPFRFKCSSYGFVILWEAPAD